A genomic segment from Pseudosulfitobacter sp. DSM 107133 encodes:
- a CDS encoding PaaI family thioesterase, protein MDKIQIARQFIEAIPHARDLGMQLMELENGVAVITMPYDPKLVGNPATGVIHGGAVSALMDTCSGAAVMCHPNAPGGTATIDLRIDYMRSANPGDMITATATCHHITRTVAFVRVTATDSDTGNPVATGTGTFSVEGN, encoded by the coding sequence ATGGACAAGATCCAGATAGCACGACAATTCATCGAAGCGATCCCGCATGCGCGTGATCTGGGCATGCAGCTGATGGAACTTGAGAATGGTGTTGCGGTCATCACCATGCCCTATGATCCGAAACTGGTGGGAAACCCTGCAACCGGTGTCATCCATGGCGGGGCAGTGTCGGCGTTGATGGACACGTGCAGTGGCGCTGCCGTGATGTGCCACCCCAACGCGCCGGGCGGAACGGCAACCATTGATCTGCGGATTGACTATATGCGCTCGGCCAATCCGGGTGACATGATCACCGCGACGGCGACATGCCATCACATCACCCGGACGGTTGCTTTTGTACGGGTGACAGCCACCGACAGCGATACTGGAAATCCGGTTGCGACCGGAACAGGCACATTTAGCGTGGAGGGCAACTGA
- a CDS encoding MerR family DNA-binding transcriptional regulator, which produces MSDDRLTFKEMCSEFDVTPRTLRYYEYIELLQPDREGRARFYGPRERARMKLILKGRKFGFQLEDIRQWLLIYEREGTHAQWNRWIDMADGQIKELTEQRAHLDEALSELKQLRRDIGEELGRPAVETSDT; this is translated from the coding sequence ATGAGCGATGACCGTCTGACCTTCAAAGAGATGTGTTCTGAATTTGACGTGACCCCTCGGACGCTGCGGTATTACGAATACATCGAGCTGCTGCAACCCGATCGCGAAGGCCGCGCAAGGTTTTACGGACCCCGCGAACGGGCCCGCATGAAGCTGATTCTGAAGGGTCGCAAGTTCGGCTTCCAGCTTGAAGACATCCGTCAATGGCTGCTGATCTACGAACGTGAAGGCACCCACGCCCAGTGGAACAGGTGGATTGATATGGCCGATGGTCAGATCAAGGAACTGACCGAACAGCGCGCGCATCTTGACGAAGCCCTGAGCGAGCTCAAGCAATTGCGCCGCGACATCGGTGAAGAACTGGGCCGCCCCGCGGTGGAAACCAGCGACACCTAA
- a CDS encoding MerR family DNA-binding transcriptional regulator, producing MDHKTMTIREMCDTFEVTPRTLRFYEAKELLFPIREGQKRLFTKRDRARLKLILRGKRFGFSLEEIRQLLDLYDMGDQQHTQLASTYEIAKQRLNGMIEQRDELTEAIDDLKSQIKWVEKMLASMNNTQKAAQ from the coding sequence ATGGACCACAAAACGATGACCATCCGCGAGATGTGCGACACCTTCGAGGTGACACCGCGCACGCTGCGGTTCTACGAGGCCAAGGAACTGCTGTTCCCGATCCGCGAGGGTCAGAAACGCCTGTTCACCAAACGCGACCGCGCCCGCCTGAAGCTGATCCTGCGTGGCAAACGCTTTGGTTTCAGCCTGGAAGAGATCCGTCAGTTGCTGGACCTTTATGACATGGGCGACCAGCAGCACACGCAATTGGCCAGCACCTACGAAATCGCCAAACAGCGCCTGAACGGCATGATCGAACAGCGCGACGAGCTGACTGAAGCCATCGACGATCTGAAAAGCCAGATCAAATGGGTCGAGAAAATGCTCGCCTCGATGAACAACACCCAAAAAGCCGCCCAATAA
- a CDS encoding acyl-CoA dehydrogenase C-terminal domain-containing protein: MPSYTAPTKDLQFVLHDVLKVTQSDTPGYDELEADFTSAILEEAGKLTSSVLAPLNAVGDKEGCRLENGVVYTPKGFKEAFAQVKEGGWTGLDMPEQYGGQNMPAVIGSAVGEMFSASNQAFTMYQGLTHGAASAILAHGTDAQKDTYLPKMVACDWTGTMNLTEPHCGTDLGMMRTKAEPQDDGSYKITGQKIFISSGEHDMADNIIHLVLAKIVGGPEGIKGVSLFIVPKFMVKDDGTLGDRNGVTVGKIEEKMGIHGNSTCVMNYDGATGFLLGEEHKGMRAMFTMMNEARLGVGMQGLAQADVAYQNALDYAKDRLQGRAVTGAENPDGPADPLIVHPDIRRSLMDQKSFVEGARAFILWGASLIDAAHRSGDKDADGLVSLLTPVIKGFLTDQGYDMTVKAQQVYGGHGYIEEWGMSQFTRDARIAQIYEGANGVQALDLVGRKLAQDGGKHVMAFFEMVKNFIKDNAGQDETFDKTFLDPLKAASKDLQAAGMYFMQNGMKNPNHALAGSNDFMHMFGHVCLGLMWARMAKASMEALANGASDTAFYETKLATGRYYMARQLPATALHLKRIESGADTVMALDAANF, translated from the coding sequence ATGCCCAGCTACACCGCCCCCACCAAAGATCTTCAATTCGTCCTGCACGATGTCCTGAAAGTGACGCAAAGCGACACGCCGGGCTATGACGAGCTGGAAGCCGATTTCACATCCGCCATTCTGGAAGAAGCGGGCAAGCTGACCTCATCGGTTCTGGCACCGCTGAACGCTGTGGGCGACAAGGAAGGCTGCCGTCTGGAAAACGGTGTGGTCTACACGCCGAAAGGCTTCAAGGAAGCCTTTGCGCAAGTGAAGGAAGGCGGCTGGACCGGTCTGGACATGCCCGAGCAATATGGCGGCCAGAACATGCCCGCTGTCATCGGATCGGCTGTGGGCGAGATGTTTTCGGCCTCCAACCAGGCGTTCACAATGTATCAGGGCCTGACCCACGGGGCAGCCTCGGCCATTCTGGCGCATGGCACCGACGCACAAAAAGACACCTACCTGCCCAAGATGGTCGCCTGCGACTGGACCGGCACCATGAACCTGACCGAACCGCATTGTGGTACAGATTTGGGCATGATGCGTACAAAAGCCGAACCACAGGACGACGGCAGCTATAAGATCACCGGCCAGAAGATTTTCATCTCGTCGGGCGAACACGACATGGCCGACAACATCATCCATCTGGTGCTGGCCAAGATCGTTGGCGGGCCGGAAGGGATCAAGGGCGTGTCGCTGTTCATCGTGCCCAAGTTCATGGTGAAAGACGACGGCACCCTGGGCGACCGCAACGGCGTCACCGTTGGCAAGATCGAAGAAAAGATGGGCATTCACGGCAACTCGACCTGCGTGATGAACTATGACGGCGCCACCGGCTTCTTGCTGGGCGAAGAGCACAAAGGCATGCGCGCCATGTTCACCATGATGAACGAGGCGCGTCTGGGTGTGGGCATGCAAGGTCTGGCACAGGCCGACGTGGCCTATCAGAACGCGCTGGACTACGCCAAGGACCGCCTGCAAGGGCGCGCCGTGACCGGTGCCGAAAACCCCGACGGCCCGGCCGACCCGCTGATCGTGCACCCCGACATCCGGCGCAGCCTGATGGACCAGAAAAGCTTTGTCGAAGGCGCGCGGGCTTTCATCCTGTGGGGGGCTTCGCTGATCGACGCGGCGCACCGCTCGGGCGACAAGGATGCCGACGGGCTGGTGTCGCTGCTGACGCCGGTGATCAAAGGGTTCCTGACCGATCAGGGCTATGACATGACCGTCAAGGCCCAGCAGGTTTACGGCGGCCACGGCTATATCGAGGAATGGGGCATGTCCCAGTTCACCCGCGACGCCCGCATCGCCCAGATTTACGAGGGTGCGAACGGCGTGCAGGCGCTGGATCTGGTTGGCCGCAAGCTGGCGCAGGACGGTGGCAAACACGTCATGGCGTTCTTCGAGATGGTCAAGAATTTCATCAAGGACAACGCGGGTCAGGACGAAACCTTTGACAAGACCTTCCTCGATCCGCTGAAAGCCGCGTCCAAGGATTTGCAGGCCGCCGGCATGTATTTCATGCAGAACGGCATGAAGAACCCGAACCACGCGCTGGCAGGCTCCAACGACTTCATGCACATGTTCGGACATGTTTGCCTGGGCCTGATGTGGGCCCGCATGGCCAAGGCGTCGATGGAAGCACTGGCCAACGGCGCCTCCGACACTGCCTTCTACGAAACCAAACTGGCCACGGGTCGCTATTACATGGCCCGCCAGTTGCCCGCGACGGCCCTGCACCTGAAACGTATTGAATCGGGCGCGGACACGGTCATGGCGCTGGACGCGGCCAACTTTTAA
- a CDS encoding glutathione S-transferase: protein MTMQLHCFGESGNSYKAALPLELSGQDWTPVKVDFFGGATRAPEFRSLNPMGEAPLLIDGDMRISQSGAIQQYITDKTGKFGGTEAEKYDVLRWVLFDNHKLSSMAGLTRFLMNFLPEDKRPQAVIDFNLGRLQAAYKTLDDHLAARDWIVGDGVTNADFSCCGYLFYPEPFGFDRKAHSNINRWLGNIEALPGWKHPYDLMPGSPADRA, encoded by the coding sequence ATGACCATGCAACTGCACTGCTTTGGCGAATCCGGCAATTCCTACAAGGCAGCCCTGCCGCTGGAACTGTCCGGTCAGGACTGGACGCCGGTGAAGGTCGACTTTTTCGGCGGTGCCACCCGTGCGCCCGAGTTTCGCAGCCTGAACCCGATGGGTGAGGCACCGCTGCTGATCGACGGCGATATGCGCATCAGCCAGTCCGGCGCGATCCAGCAGTATATCACCGACAAGACGGGCAAATTCGGCGGCACCGAGGCCGAGAAATATGACGTGCTGCGCTGGGTGCTGTTTGACAACCACAAGCTCAGCTCGATGGCGGGGCTGACCCGGTTTCTGATGAACTTCCTGCCCGAGGACAAACGCCCGCAGGCGGTGATCGACTTTAACCTTGGCCGCTTGCAGGCCGCTTACAAAACGCTCGACGACCACCTTGCCGCACGCGACTGGATCGTGGGCGACGGCGTGACCAACGCTGATTTCTCGTGCTGCGGCTATCTGTTTTACCCCGAGCCTTTCGGTTTCGACCGCAAGGCCCACAGCAACATCAACCGCTGGCTGGGCAACATCGAAGCCCTGCCCGGCTGGAAACACCCCTATGACCTGATGCCCGGCAGCCCCGCTGACCGCGCCTGA
- a CDS encoding acetyl-CoA C-acetyltransferase, which translates to MTEAYIYDALRTPRGKGRKDGALHEVTSLRLSALTLNALKERNNLDGHAVEDVIWGNVTQVMEQGGCLARSAVLASDLDQSIPGLAINRFCASGMEAVNLAANQVKGGAGMAYIAGGVEMMGRVAMGSDGAAIAADPSVAMETYFVPQGISADIIATQYGHSRDDADALAVASQQRAKKAWDEKRFAKSVITVRDQNGLAILDYDEYMRPQTDMQTLGALSPAFQAMGEVMPGFDAVALLKYPHLEKINHIHHAGNSSGIVDGAAAVLIGNKEFGEQYGLKPRARIRATTKIGTDPTIMLTGPVPATRKILADNGMTIGDIDLFEVNEAFASVVMLFMEAFNVEHEKVNVNGGSIAMGHPLGATGAMIIGTLLDELERQDKEVGLATLCIASGMGAATIIERV; encoded by the coding sequence ATGACCGAAGCTTATATCTACGACGCCCTGCGCACGCCGCGCGGCAAGGGCCGCAAGGACGGCGCGCTGCACGAGGTGACATCGCTGCGCCTGTCAGCGCTGACGCTGAACGCGCTGAAAGAGCGCAACAATCTGGACGGCCATGCCGTCGAGGACGTGATCTGGGGCAACGTCACGCAAGTGATGGAACAGGGCGGTTGTCTGGCACGCTCTGCCGTTCTGGCCTCGGACCTTGACCAGTCGATCCCCGGTCTGGCGATCAACCGCTTTTGTGCCAGCGGCATGGAGGCTGTGAACCTGGCCGCCAACCAGGTCAAGGGCGGGGCCGGGATGGCCTATATCGCCGGTGGCGTGGAAATGATGGGCCGCGTGGCCATGGGCAGCGACGGGGCTGCCATTGCCGCCGATCCGTCCGTGGCGATGGAGACCTATTTCGTGCCTCAAGGCATCAGCGCCGACATCATCGCCACCCAATACGGGCACAGCCGCGACGATGCCGACGCGCTGGCCGTGGCCTCGCAGCAGCGGGCCAAGAAAGCCTGGGACGAAAAGCGGTTCGCCAAATCCGTGATCACCGTGCGCGACCAGAACGGTCTGGCCATTCTGGACTATGACGAATACATGCGCCCGCAGACTGATATGCAGACGCTGGGCGCGCTGAGCCCTGCGTTTCAGGCGATGGGCGAAGTCATGCCCGGCTTTGATGCTGTGGCACTGTTGAAGTACCCGCATCTGGAAAAGATCAACCACATCCACCACGCGGGCAACTCCTCCGGCATCGTGGACGGCGCCGCGGCCGTGCTGATCGGCAACAAGGAATTCGGCGAGCAATACGGCCTGAAACCCCGCGCCCGCATCCGTGCCACCACCAAGATCGGCACCGATCCCACCATCATGCTGACCGGTCCCGTGCCCGCGACCAGGAAGATCCTGGCCGACAACGGCATGACCATCGGCGACATCGACCTGTTCGAGGTCAACGAAGCCTTTGCCTCGGTCGTGATGCTGTTCATGGAAGCGTTCAACGTCGAGCATGAAAAGGTCAACGTTAACGGAGGCTCCATTGCCATGGGTCACCCGTTGGGCGCGACCGGCGCGATGATCATCGGCACCTTGCTGGACGAGCTTGAGCGTCAGGACAAGGAAGTCGGCCTTGCCACGCTGTGCATCGCGTCGGGCATGGGTGCCGCCACGATCATCGAACGGGTCTGA
- a CDS encoding 3-hydroxyacyl-CoA dehydrogenase NAD-binding domain-containing protein, with the protein MTDFTMNKDADGVAIITWDVADKTMNVMSIEGLGQLNDLVDDALADDAVKGIVITSGKDTFAGGMDLNLLAKMKESAGDDPAKGLFEGTMQMHGLLRKIERAGMDAKTNKGGKPIAAALPGTAAGIGLELPLATHRIFAANNPKAKIGLPEIMVGIFPGAGGTTRLVRKLGLMGASSLLLEGKMLAPDKAKGAGVIDEVVDDPVAAARDWVLNAKDADILKPWDAKGYKLPGGAPYHPAGFMNFVGANAMVHGKTKGAFPAAKAMLSAVYEGALVPFDTALKIEARWFTNILMNPSSGAMIRSLFLNKEALEKGAVRPKDVPDQRVRKLGVLGAGMMGAGIALVSAQAGIEVVLIDRDQAAADKGKAYSASYMDKGIARKKATEEKKEALLAKITATPDLEQLKGCDLIIEAVFEDPGVKAEMTKKVEAIIPEDCIYASNTSTLPISDLAKASVRPEQFIGIHFFSPVERMALVEIIKGTETGDRAVAKALDYVRQIRKTPIVVNDARFFYANRCIIPYGNEATRMVTEGVAPVLIDHAAQQLGFPVGPIQLGDETSVDLAVRIMKATKAAMGNAYPGSEADNLIVWMEDKGRLGRKSKAGYFDYDENGKRLGYWKGIHDKYPLAEEQPDLIEVQERLMFAQVLEAVRALEEGVLEDIREGDVGAILGWGFAPWSGGPFSWLDILGTPYAAERCDQLQEKFGDRFECPALLREMAEKNQTFYGRFGPKAEAAAA; encoded by the coding sequence ATGACAGATTTCACCATGAACAAAGACGCCGACGGCGTTGCGATCATCACATGGGACGTGGCCGACAAGACGATGAACGTCATGTCGATCGAGGGCCTTGGCCAGTTGAATGATCTGGTCGACGATGCGCTGGCCGATGATGCGGTCAAGGGGATCGTGATCACCTCGGGCAAGGACACCTTCGCGGGTGGCATGGATTTGAACCTGCTGGCCAAGATGAAGGAAAGTGCGGGCGACGATCCGGCCAAGGGCCTGTTCGAAGGCACGATGCAAATGCACGGCCTGCTGCGCAAGATCGAGCGCGCGGGCATGGACGCCAAGACCAACAAGGGTGGCAAGCCCATCGCCGCCGCCCTGCCCGGCACTGCGGCGGGGATCGGGCTGGAACTGCCGCTGGCCACGCACCGCATTTTCGCGGCCAACAACCCCAAGGCCAAGATCGGTCTGCCCGAGATCATGGTCGGGATTTTCCCTGGCGCGGGCGGCACCACGCGGCTGGTGCGCAAGCTGGGTCTGATGGGGGCGTCGTCCTTGCTGTTGGAAGGCAAGATGCTGGCTCCCGACAAGGCCAAAGGCGCGGGCGTGATCGACGAAGTGGTCGACGATCCGGTTGCCGCCGCCCGTGACTGGGTGCTGAACGCCAAGGACGCGGACATTCTGAAACCTTGGGACGCGAAGGGCTATAAACTGCCCGGCGGCGCGCCCTATCACCCTGCGGGCTTCATGAACTTTGTCGGTGCCAACGCGATGGTACACGGCAAGACCAAGGGCGCATTCCCTGCCGCCAAGGCGATGCTGTCGGCTGTCTATGAGGGCGCGCTTGTGCCCTTTGACACCGCGTTGAAGATCGAAGCACGCTGGTTCACAAACATCCTGATGAACCCGTCGTCCGGTGCGATGATCCGGTCGCTGTTCCTGAACAAGGAAGCCTTGGAAAAAGGCGCGGTGCGTCCCAAGGATGTGCCAGACCAGCGCGTCAGGAAACTGGGCGTTCTGGGGGCGGGCATGATGGGTGCCGGCATCGCGCTGGTGTCGGCGCAGGCCGGTATCGAGGTCGTGCTGATCGACCGTGACCAGGCGGCGGCGGACAAGGGCAAGGCCTATTCCGCCAGCTATATGGACAAGGGCATCGCGCGCAAGAAAGCCACCGAAGAGAAGAAAGAGGCATTGCTGGCCAAGATCACGGCAACCCCGGATCTGGAACAGCTCAAGGGCTGTGATCTGATCATCGAAGCGGTGTTTGAAGACCCCGGCGTCAAGGCCGAGATGACCAAGAAGGTCGAGGCCATCATCCCCGAGGATTGCATCTATGCCTCGAACACCTCGACGCTGCCGATCTCGGATCTGGCCAAGGCGTCGGTGCGTCCCGAGCAGTTCATCGGCATCCACTTCTTCTCGCCCGTGGAGCGCATGGCGCTGGTCGAGATCATCAAGGGAACCGAAACCGGCGACCGCGCCGTGGCCAAGGCGCTGGATTATGTCCGCCAGATCCGCAAGACCCCCATCGTGGTCAACGACGCGCGGTTCTTCTATGCCAACCGCTGCATCATTCCATATGGCAACGAAGCCACGCGGATGGTCACCGAAGGTGTCGCACCGGTGCTGATCGACCATGCAGCGCAGCAACTGGGTTTCCCTGTGGGTCCGATCCAGCTGGGTGACGAAACCTCGGTCGATCTGGCCGTGCGCATCATGAAGGCGACCAAGGCCGCGATGGGCAACGCCTATCCCGGCTCCGAGGCTGACAATCTGATTGTCTGGATGGAGGACAAGGGACGTTTGGGCCGCAAATCCAAGGCGGGCTATTTCGACTATGACGAAAACGGCAAGCGTCTGGGGTACTGGAAAGGCATCCACGACAAATATCCGCTGGCCGAGGAACAGCCCGACCTGATCGAAGTGCAGGAACGTCTGATGTTCGCGCAAGTGCTGGAAGCGGTGCGCGCGCTGGAAGAAGGCGTGCTGGAAGACATCCGCGAAGGCGATGTCGGTGCGATCCTGGGCTGGGGCTTTGCGCCGTGGTCGGGTGGCCCGTTCAGTTGGCTGGATATTCTGGGCACGCCCTATGCGGCGGAACGCTGTGACCAGTTGCAGGAAAAGTTTGGCGACCGGTTCGAATGCCCCGCCCTGCTGCGTGAGATGGCCGAGAAGAACCAGACCTTCTATGGCCGGTTTGGCCCCAAGGCTGAAGCGGCTGCGGCCTGA
- a CDS encoding SDR family NAD(P)-dependent oxidoreductase — protein MTHTPHATKYYDDLVRSFPSMSGKVVMITGCTSGMGLVLAQTCAGLGARVVMLNRPSPRADAALKGVLDAGGDAVLVPCDLSSFDSVRAAGATLRRDFGDQGCEVLCNNAGIMGVADKATEDGFDVQMQANHLSHFLLTHEVWPLLETAGAQRGEARVVNHSSGARGKPGRPLRAKYLGRNGGNLGGDGWPGLAKWTRYQQSKLANLMFTYALDSHAGQRADNRVKALCAHPGPADSGLQGKTTQAGGDRWLDRFVLGQALKYAQSVEDGTSGIARCCCEADVQSGAFYGPNGPHRTGPAVLLSPERNPVNEALIWEESLKATGIANFFKP, from the coding sequence GTGACCCATACACCGCACGCTACCAAATATTACGATGACCTTGTCCGAAGCTTTCCTTCGATGTCGGGAAAGGTGGTGATGATCACCGGCTGTACTTCGGGAATGGGGCTGGTTCTGGCGCAGACCTGTGCGGGTCTGGGCGCGCGGGTCGTGATGCTGAACCGTCCGTCGCCGCGTGCGGATGCGGCGCTAAAGGGGGTGTTGGATGCGGGCGGTGACGCGGTGTTGGTGCCGTGCGATCTGTCCAGTTTCGACAGTGTCCGCGCGGCGGGTGCGACCTTGCGTCGGGACTTTGGCGATCAGGGCTGTGAAGTATTGTGCAACAACGCGGGCATCATGGGCGTGGCGGACAAGGCGACCGAAGACGGTTTCGATGTGCAGATGCAGGCGAACCATCTGTCGCATTTCCTGCTCACGCACGAGGTCTGGCCGCTGTTGGAAACCGCAGGGGCACAGCGGGGCGAGGCGCGGGTGGTCAACCATTCCTCGGGCGCACGGGGAAAGCCGGGGCGGCCCTTGCGTGCGAAGTATCTGGGCCGGAACGGCGGAAATCTGGGGGGCGACGGTTGGCCGGGGTTGGCGAAATGGACGCGCTACCAGCAGTCAAAGCTGGCCAACCTGATGTTCACCTATGCCTTGGACAGCCACGCAGGCCAGCGGGCGGACAATAGGGTCAAGGCGCTGTGCGCGCATCCGGGACCGGCGGATTCAGGGCTGCAAGGCAAGACGACACAGGCGGGCGGGGACCGCTGGCTGGACCGGTTCGTGCTGGGGCAGGCGCTGAAATATGCGCAATCTGTCGAGGACGGGACCAGCGGGATTGCGCGGTGCTGTTGCGAGGCGGATGTGCAAAGCGGTGCGTTTTACGGACCGAACGGGCCGCACCGGACAGGGCCTGCGGTGTTGCTGTCCCCCGAGCGCAACCCTGTGAACGAGGCGCTGATCTGGGAAGAAAGCTTGAAGGCGACGGGGATAGCTAACTTCTTCAAGCCTTAG
- a CDS encoding TetR/AcrR family transcriptional regulator: MTDQGTYHHGNLKEALVQAGLDILEQQGLAALTLRACAVRAGVSHTAPKNHFDNLAGLMSAIAARGYQRLTQSMQTGLPPNASRADRRQAALGGYVDFARENAGLFELMFSRQRTNSDDPDLLHDAGRCFEVLRDVSEGLVWDKSDTPDAALRAQIMHWSMVHGFAQLTASGKLNKGDMKDLNIFDVFPQFDYRT; encoded by the coding sequence ATGACCGACCAAGGCACATATCATCACGGCAACCTTAAAGAGGCCCTTGTTCAGGCGGGGCTGGACATTCTTGAGCAGCAAGGGCTGGCAGCCCTCACCCTGCGGGCCTGTGCGGTGCGCGCGGGTGTCAGCCATACGGCGCCCAAGAACCACTTTGACAACCTCGCAGGGTTGATGTCCGCCATCGCAGCGCGCGGCTATCAACGCCTGACACAATCCATGCAAACCGGCCTGCCCCCCAATGCGTCGCGTGCTGACAGGCGTCAGGCGGCTCTGGGTGGCTATGTCGATTTCGCCAGAGAAAACGCCGGGCTGTTCGAACTGATGTTCTCGCGCCAACGTACCAACAGCGACGACCCGGACCTGCTGCACGATGCAGGACGCTGCTTTGAGGTGCTGCGCGACGTCTCAGAAGGGCTGGTCTGGGACAAATCCGACACGCCCGACGCCGCCCTGCGCGCGCAAATCATGCATTGGAGCATGGTGCACGGCTTTGCCCAGTTGACCGCATCCGGCAAGCTGAACAAGGGCGATATGAAAGACCTGAATATTTTCGATGTTTTCCCGCAGTTTGATTACAGGACCTGA
- a CDS encoding YafY family protein → MRRSDRLSEIIEIVRDGRLHLARDIARALGVSVRTIYRDMDTLVASGIPLDGERGVGYLLREPVFLPPMTLSMAELEALHLGMAIIASAADPELQTASRTLLAKVAETATNRRKAPDNWGFGVYPQMQAQLGFKHMPTIRAAIRTGQQLCITYHALDDSTSTRMVRPLQIEYWGQVWTLSSWCELRDSFRAFRVDRIKTCVPTGRKFTPEPGKTMQDYLRTMGAEQSH, encoded by the coding sequence ATGAGGCGCAGCGACCGGCTTTCGGAAATCATCGAGATCGTCCGCGACGGTCGTCTGCACCTTGCGCGTGACATTGCGCGGGCACTTGGGGTGTCTGTCAGAACCATCTACCGCGATATGGATACGCTTGTTGCCTCAGGCATTCCGCTGGATGGGGAACGCGGCGTTGGATACCTGTTGCGCGAACCGGTGTTCCTGCCCCCCATGACGCTGTCGATGGCCGAGCTAGAGGCACTGCATCTGGGCATGGCCATCATCGCAAGCGCCGCCGATCCAGAGCTGCAAACCGCGTCCAGAACCCTGCTGGCCAAGGTTGCCGAGACCGCGACGAACCGTCGTAAGGCGCCTGACAACTGGGGCTTTGGCGTATATCCGCAGATGCAAGCCCAGCTTGGATTCAAACACATGCCAACGATCCGCGCCGCCATCCGTACAGGCCAGCAGCTGTGCATCACCTATCACGCGCTGGACGACAGCACGTCCACGCGCATGGTGCGCCCGCTGCAAATCGAATATTGGGGGCAGGTCTGGACCCTGAGCAGCTGGTGCGAGCTTAGGGACAGTTTTCGGGCGTTTCGTGTGGACAGGATCAAGACCTGCGTGCCCACCGGGCGTAAATTCACCCCAGAACCGGGAAAGACCATGCAGGACTATCTGCGCACTATGGGCGCAGAGCAGTCACATTAA
- a CDS encoding fatty acid desaturase, with amino-acid sequence MLEFPDPFLQQTETRAPREWVKILSSYREPSVLRSLYELAVTVGPFLTLWVLAWWAMSVSYWLTLTLSLCNAAFLLRLFAIQHDCGHGAFFNNRTASDWLGRVLGVLTLTPYDVWRRTHSIHHSASGNLSRRGIGDVHTLTVDEYRALSPLMRLHYRVYRHPVVLFGLGPGYLFLLQNRIPLGLMNKARYWFSAMCTNAVILIALGLMLYFGGLMPILLIFLPSTLLAATAGVWLFYVQHQFETTHWEEEENWQLHDAAMHGSSYYVLPGWLQWLSANIGIHHVHHVHSRIPFYRLPEVLRDHAELAINNRMTIRESLRNARLHLWDEHSKRLLSFAQFRALSR; translated from the coding sequence ATGCTAGAATTCCCAGATCCCTTTCTGCAACAGACCGAAACACGCGCGCCAAGGGAATGGGTGAAAATCCTTTCCAGCTATCGCGAGCCCAGTGTTCTGCGCAGTCTTTATGAACTTGCGGTGACCGTTGGCCCCTTTCTGACCCTATGGGTTTTGGCGTGGTGGGCAATGTCGGTCAGCTATTGGCTGACGCTGACCTTGTCGCTGTGTAACGCGGCTTTCTTGCTGCGTCTGTTTGCCATTCAACACGATTGCGGCCACGGCGCGTTCTTTAACAACCGCACCGCCAGTGACTGGCTGGGGCGGGTTTTGGGGGTGTTGACGCTGACACCCTATGACGTCTGGCGGCGGACCCATTCGATCCACCACAGTGCTTCGGGCAACCTGAGCCGGCGTGGCATTGGTGACGTTCATACCCTGACGGTGGACGAATACCGCGCACTCAGCCCGCTGATGCGCCTGCACTATCGTGTCTACCGGCACCCTGTGGTGCTGTTCGGTTTGGGGCCAGGATACCTGTTTTTGTTGCAAAACCGGATTCCTCTGGGGCTGATGAACAAGGCGCGGTACTGGTTCAGCGCGATGTGCACCAATGCGGTGATCCTGATCGCGCTGGGTTTGATGCTGTATTTTGGCGGCCTGATGCCGATCTTGCTGATTTTCCTGCCCTCGACCCTCTTGGCGGCTACGGCCGGTGTCTGGCTGTTCTATGTCCAGCACCAGTTTGAAACGACCCATTGGGAGGAGGAGGAGAACTGGCAGCTTCACGACGCGGCCATGCACGGCAGTTCGTATTATGTATTGCCCGGCTGGCTGCAATGGCTCAGCGCCAACATCGGCATTCACCACGTCCACCATGTGCACAGTCGCATTCCGTTTTACCGACTGCCCGAGGTGCTGCGCGACCATGCCGAACTGGCGATCAACAACCGCATGACCATCCGTGAAAGCCTGCGCAATGCGCGGCTGCATTTGTGGGACGAACACAGCAAGCGTTTGCTGTCCTTTGCGCAGTTCCGGGCGTTGTCAAGATAA